One segment of Xanthomonas oryzae pv. oryzae DNA contains the following:
- a CDS encoding IS701-like element ISXo15 family transposase codes for MLNRSLEVRFEQYGEVVAAALSHADRKQPAHWYLKGLLLPGGRKSVEPMAARVHPQNVRSAHQSMHHLVADADWSDQALLAVAAAQVLPPLSRKSAACHWIVDDTGFSKKGVHSVGVARQYCGRLGKTDNCQVAVSLSIANEHGSLPVGYRLYLPEQWAQDTVRRKKAGVPDQVVFQTKTALAMDQIDSALATGIAAGVVLADAAYGTETHWRDQLSERGLLYMVGVRSNTKVWWGSHQPAPMPPASPKGGRPRTRPMRDSAHAPISVHEVAQSLPARTYRQVSWRQGSDATLSSRFAAVRVRAAHNRQAHDEQWLLIEWPPGESEPRHYWFSTLPKQTPVKTLVATAQGRWRIERDYQELKSELGLHHYEGRNWRGFHHHASLCIAAYGFLMRERLRSKKNSVAFKMPAVSKSVRPRRSGPNATSPSQLDCHAGLRTG; via the coding sequence GTGTTGAATAGGTCACTGGAAGTGCGTTTTGAACAGTACGGGGAAGTAGTTGCTGCCGCCCTGTCCCATGCGGATCGCAAACAGCCCGCACACTGGTACCTGAAGGGGTTGCTACTGCCTGGAGGGCGCAAGAGCGTGGAGCCCATGGCCGCGCGGGTGCACCCGCAGAACGTGCGCTCAGCCCATCAATCGATGCACCATCTGGTGGCCGATGCCGACTGGAGCGATCAAGCGCTGCTGGCGGTGGCGGCGGCACAGGTGCTGCCGCCCCTGAGCAGGAAGAGCGCAGCGTGTCACTGGATCGTGGACGACACGGGATTTTCAAAGAAGGGGGTGCATTCGGTCGGTGTTGCACGCCAGTACTGCGGCCGCCTTGGCAAGACGGACAATTGCCAGGTTGCCGTGAGTTTGTCGATCGCCAACGAACACGGCAGCCTGCCAGTGGGCTATCGGCTGTATCTTCCCGAGCAGTGGGCTCAGGACACTGTGCGGCGCAAGAAGGCAGGCGTTCCGGATCAGGTCGTGTTTCAGACCAAGACAGCGCTGGCCATGGATCAGATCGACAGCGCGCTGGCGACAGGGATTGCGGCAGGCGTCGTGCTAGCCGATGCGGCCTACGGCACCGAGACCCACTGGCGAGACCAGCTCAGCGAACGCGGCCTGCTGTACATGGTTGGCGTCCGCAGCAACACGAAGGTCTGGTGGGGATCGCACCAACCTGCGCCCATGCCGCCAGCCAGCCCTAAGGGCGGTCGGCCCCGCACACGACCGATGCGCGATAGCGCACATGCGCCGATCTCGGTACATGAAGTCGCGCAGAGCTTGCCCGCAAGGACGTATCGGCAGGTCAGCTGGCGCCAGGGCAGCGACGCAACGCTCAGTTCGCGGTTCGCGGCGGTGCGGGTTCGTGCCGCACACAATCGCCAGGCACATGACGAGCAGTGGCTGCTGATCGAGTGGCCGCCGGGAGAGTCCGAGCCCCGCCACTACTGGTTCTCGACGCTACCAAAGCAAACGCCGGTCAAGACACTGGTTGCCACGGCACAAGGCCGATGGCGGATTGAACGCGATTATCAGGAGCTGAAGTCGGAGTTGGGCCTGCATCACTATGAAGGGCGCAACTGGCGTGGTTTTCACCATCACGCCAGTCTGTGCATCGCCGCATACGGGTTCTTGATGCGCGAGCGCCTGCGCAGTAAAAAAAACTCCGTCGCATTCAAGATGCCTGCAGTATCCAAAAGCGTCCGCCCGCGCCGGTCTGGCCCCAATGCAACGTCACCATCCCAACTCGATTGCCACGCTGGCCTTCGGACTGGCTAG
- a CDS encoding contractile injection system protein, VgrG/Pvc8 family: MVTAVRQLGADGGLSSYRLRIQPALALLAYRRTCRIFQEESVPDIVAQIVQEHRASNPPIAASFRLDQQLRQRRPPEVAYCHAYSEEHVGTTDR, encoded by the coding sequence GTGGTGACCGCCGTGCGGCAGTTGGGCGCCGATGGCGGCTTGTCCAGCTACCGCTTGCGGATACAGCCCGCGCTGGCGCTGTTGGCCTATCGCCGCACCTGCCGCATCTTCCAGGAGGAGAGCGTGCCGGACATCGTCGCGCAGATCGTGCAGGAACATCGCGCCAGCAATCCCCCGATCGCCGCCAGCTTCCGCCTGGACCAGCAGCTGCGCCAGCGACGTCCCCCCGAAGTTGCGTACTGCCATGCGTACTCGGAAGAGCATGTAGGGACCACAGACCGTTAG
- a CDS encoding TonB-dependent receptor yields the protein MTISKFASSTLPRHGMLLLSISGFCAPAANAQTSEQRTDAEATTLDTLKVQGQRQRRLESPEAVGSRLGLTQRETPASLQVIDHTDIATQGARTTSEVFDMVAGTMVGNVPGNPAVVTMRGFSGNTISVLHDGVRLGASTIVTRNLDTVGLERVEVLRGPASVLYGEGALGGATGANSDLLRWRVDLPLGNHWSLQNDLSWYQADRDFFYSDKWIYTPATGQLSRTAERIQHDQRFWNERLALSFDGRLGGHRNRFTAGMEHNDTKFHTPRQTGVTTPVSPLDPVLGVFPDGSAANFPGAGNNVIFDSRLRTLAVFAENALNLTARWSLLAGARVEKIQLSRDIRDVNTGNVASFRPDYRPFSWRVGTVFDLTPEVQLYGHYATAVSPVSTLLTMRPAAGVFDLSKGKSLEAGIKANAWGKRIEWTAAAYRIERDNILTRDPANPSISVQGGAQSSQGVELSAQAQLTRGLRLDLAAAYGTARYDRLLEAGGADRSGKRPPNVPDGSATLAASYRFLRVPLSLGASSRNVGGFSTDNANTIHVAGHTTFDAWLGYDWQRVSAVLRVRNLSDALYGTYSGYPSTHIYLGAPRSIELTLRTRF from the coding sequence ATGACGATCTCCAAGTTCGCATCCAGCACGTTGCCTCGACACGGCATGCTGCTGTTGTCCATCAGCGGATTCTGCGCGCCAGCGGCGAACGCACAGACCAGTGAACAGCGCACCGATGCCGAGGCCACGACGCTGGACACACTGAAGGTGCAAGGACAGCGCCAACGACGGCTGGAGTCACCTGAGGCCGTCGGTAGCCGCCTGGGACTGACCCAGCGCGAGACGCCTGCATCCCTGCAGGTCATTGACCACACTGACATCGCCACCCAGGGAGCACGCACCACCAGCGAGGTGTTCGACATGGTTGCCGGCACCATGGTCGGCAATGTGCCGGGCAACCCCGCCGTGGTCACCATGCGTGGGTTCAGCGGTAACACGATCTCGGTCTTGCACGACGGCGTGCGGCTGGGTGCATCGACGATCGTCACCCGCAATCTGGACACCGTCGGTCTGGAGCGGGTCGAAGTACTGCGCGGCCCGGCGTCCGTGCTTTATGGCGAAGGCGCCCTGGGCGGGGCCACCGGGGCCAACAGCGACTTGCTGCGCTGGCGTGTGGATCTTCCGCTCGGCAACCACTGGTCGTTGCAGAACGATCTCAGCTGGTATCAGGCCGATCGGGACTTCTTCTACTCCGACAAGTGGATCTACACCCCCGCGACGGGGCAATTGTCCAGAACCGCTGAGCGGATCCAGCACGACCAGCGGTTCTGGAACGAACGCCTCGCGCTGTCGTTCGACGGCCGGCTCGGCGGGCATCGCAACCGCTTCACCGCCGGAATGGAGCACAACGACACCAAGTTCCACACCCCGCGACAAACCGGGGTGACCACGCCGGTCTCGCCGCTCGATCCGGTACTTGGCGTCTTCCCGGATGGATCGGCCGCCAACTTTCCGGGGGCGGGCAACAACGTGATCTTCGACTCCCGCCTGCGCACCTTGGCCGTGTTCGCCGAGAACGCGCTCAACCTGACCGCCCGGTGGAGCCTGCTCGCAGGCGCGCGCGTTGAGAAGATTCAACTTTCGCGTGATATCCGCGATGTGAACACCGGCAACGTGGCGTCGTTCCGTCCCGACTACCGCCCCTTCTCCTGGCGTGTGGGCACGGTGTTCGACCTGACCCCGGAGGTGCAGCTGTATGGGCACTACGCCACTGCGGTGAGTCCGGTCTCCACCCTGCTGACCATGCGACCGGCCGCCGGCGTGTTCGATCTCAGCAAGGGGAAATCGCTTGAGGCGGGCATCAAGGCAAACGCATGGGGCAAGCGTATCGAGTGGACAGCAGCGGCTTACAGAATCGAGCGGGACAACATTCTGACCCGCGACCCTGCCAACCCAAGCATCAGCGTCCAGGGCGGCGCGCAGTCCTCCCAAGGCGTGGAGCTGTCCGCACAGGCGCAGCTCACCCGGGGCTTGCGACTGGATCTGGCGGCCGCTTACGGCACAGCGCGCTATGACCGGCTGCTGGAGGCCGGTGGCGCCGACCGCAGCGGCAAGCGTCCTCCCAATGTTCCCGACGGCAGCGCAACCCTGGCGGCCAGCTACCGCTTCCTGCGCGTGCCGCTCTCGCTCGGGGCATCCAGCCGCAACGTTGGCGGCTTCTCTACCGACAACGCCAACACCATCCATGTCGCTGGCCACACGACCTTCGATGCATGGCTCGGCTACGACTGGCAGCGCGTCTCGGCCGTGCTGCGTGTGCGCAACCTCAGCGACGCGCTGTACGGCACGTATTCCGGTTATCCGTCCACCCACATCTACCTCGGTGCTCCCCGCAGCATCGAGCTGACCTTGCGGACGCGGTTCTGA
- a CDS encoding IS3 family transposase, with the protein MNRAGYDAWLKSPDSERAKEDERLLGLIKHHWLASGSVYGHRKIAKDLRDLGERCSRHRVHRLMRADGLRAQVGYGRKPRFHGGMPCKAAANLLDRQFDVTEPDTAWASDFTFIRTHEGWMYLAVVIDLFSRQVVGWAMRDRADTELVVQALLSAVWRRKPSAGCLVHSDQGSVYTSDDWRSFLVSHGLVCSMSRRGNCHDNAPVESFFGLLKRKRIRRRIYPTKDAARAEVFDDIEMFYNPQRRHGSTGNLSPVEFQRRYAQRGS; encoded by the coding sequence GTGAACCGGGCTGGATACGACGCGTGGCTAAAGTCGCCCGACAGTGAGCGCGCCAAGGAAGACGAACGCCTGCTGGGGCTGATCAAGCACCACTGGCTGGCCAGCGGCAGTGTGTATGGGCATCGCAAGATCGCCAAGGATCTGCGCGATCTGGGTGAGCGTTGCAGTCGCCATCGGGTGCATCGGCTGATGCGCGCCGATGGGCTGCGTGCCCAGGTGGGCTATGGTCGCAAACCGCGCTTCCATGGCGGAATGCCGTGCAAGGCGGCAGCCAACCTGCTGGATCGGCAGTTCGACGTGACCGAGCCGGATACGGCCTGGGCGAGCGACTTCACCTTTATCCGTACGCATGAAGGCTGGATGTACCTGGCTGTGGTGATCGATCTGTTTTCCAGGCAGGTCGTCGGCTGGGCGATGCGCGATCGAGCCGATACCGAGTTGGTCGTGCAGGCCTTGCTGTCGGCGGTGTGGCGGCGCAAGCCCAGCGCCGGTTGCCTGGTTCACTCGGACCAAGGGTCGGTCTACACCAGCGATGACTGGCGCAGTTTCCTGGTGTCCCACGGTTTGGTGTGCAGCATGAGTCGACGTGGCAACTGCCATGACAATGCCCCGGTGGAGAGCTTCTTCGGTCTGCTCAAACGCAAGCGGATCAGGCGGCGGATCTACCCCACCAAGGACGCCGCACGCGCCGAGGTGTTCGACGACATCGAAATGTTCTACAACCCACAACGCCGTCATGGTTCAACCGGCAACCTATCGCCTGTAGAGTTTCAACGGCGCTACGCGCAACGAGGGTCTTGA
- a CDS encoding DUF1153 domain-containing protein — protein sequence MSEMMEEEIKRWTARRKSALVLEIIQGKTTVAAASRQFDLTPAEIESWVEDGKRGMENALRAKPEDVREQYERQLKDLQEAYGEAMLEIRARKKLACLLGKDES from the coding sequence ATGAGCGAAATGATGGAAGAAGAGATCAAGCGCTGGACCGCCCGTCGCAAGTCGGCGCTGGTCCTTGAGATCATCCAGGGCAAGACGACGGTGGCAGCGGCCAGCCGCCAGTTCGACCTGACACCGGCTGAGATCGAAAGCTGGGTTGAGGATGGCAAGCGCGGTATGGAGAACGCCCTGCGGGCCAAGCCGGAGGACGTACGCGAGCAGTACGAGCGGCAGCTGAAGGATCTGCAGGAAGCCTATGGCGAGGCCATGCTGGAGATCCGCGCGCGAAAAAAGCTGGCGTGCCTGCTGGGAAAGGACGAGAGCTGA
- the avrBs3 gene encoding type III secretion system effector avirulence protein AvrBs3, with protein MDPIRSRTPSPAREPLPGPQPDRVQPTADRGVSAPAGSPLDGLPARRTVSRTRLPSPPAPLPAFSAGSSTDRLRPFDPSLPDTSLFDSMPAVGTPHTEAAPADTSPAAQVDLLTLATVAQHHEALVGHGFTHAHIVALSQHPAALGTVAVTYQDIITALPEATHEDIVGVGKQLSGARALEALLTKAGELRGPPLQLDTGQLLKIARRGGVTAVEAVHAWRNALTGAPLNLTPDQVVAIASNSGGKQALETVQRLLPVLCQDHGLTPDQVVAIASHDGGKQALETVQRLLPVLCQDHGLTPDQVVAIASNGGGKQALETVQRLLPVLCQDHGLTPDQVVAIASNGGGKQALETVLCQAHGLTPAQVVAIASNGGGKQALETVQRLLPVLCQAHGLTLDQVVAIASNGGGKQALETVQRLLPVLCQAHGLTPAQVVAIASNGGGKQALETVQRLLPVLCQAHGLTPAQVVAIASHDGGKQALETVQRLLPVLCQAHGLTLDQVVAIASHDGGKQALETVQRLLPVLCQAHGLTLDQVVAIASHDGGKQALETVQRLLPVLCQDHGLTPAQVVAIASNNGGKQALETVQRLLPVLCQDHGLTPDQVVAIASHDGGKQALETMQRLLPVLCQAHGLTPDQVVAIASNGGGKQALETVQRLLPVLCQAHGLTPDQVVAIASHDGGKQALETVQRLLPVLCQDHGLTPDQVVAIASHDGGKQALETVQRLLQVLCQDHGLTPDQVVAIASHDGGKQALETVQRLLPVLCQDHGLTPDQVVAIASHDGGKQALETVQRLLPVLCQAHGLTPDQVVAIASHGGKQALESIVAQLSRRDPALAALTNDQLVALACLGGRPAPHSRKRKSHD; from the coding sequence ATGGATCCCATTCGTTCGCGCACGCCAAGTCCTGCCCGCGAGCCTCTGCCCGGACCCCAACCGGATAGGGTTCAGCCGACTGCAGATCGTGGGGTGTCTGCGCCTGCTGGCAGCCCTCTGGATGGCTTGCCCGCTCGGCGGACGGTGTCCCGGACCCGGCTGCCATCTCCCCCTGCCCCCTTGCCTGCGTTCTCGGCGGGCAGCTCCACCGATCGGCTCCGTCCGTTCGATCCGTCGCTTCCTGATACATCGCTTTTTGATTCGATGCCTGCCGTCGGCACGCCTCATACAGAGGCTGCCCCAGCAGACACTTCGCCGGCCGCGCAGGTGGATCTACTCACGCTCGCGACAGTGGCGCAGCACCACGAGGCACTGGTGGGCCATGGGTTTACACACGCGCACATCGTTGCGCTCAGCCAACACCCGGCAGCGTTAGGGACCGTTGCTGTCACGTATCAAGACATAATCACGGCGTTGCCAGAGGCGACACACGAAGACATCGTTGGCGTCGGCAAACAGTTGTCCGGCGCACGCGCCCTGGAGGCCTTGCTCACGAAGGCGGGGGAGTTGAGAGGTCCGCCGTTACAGTTGGACACAGGCCAACTTCTCAAGATTGCAAGACGTGGCGGCGTGACCGCAGTGGAGGCAGTGCATGCATGGCGCAATGCACTGACGGGTGCCCCCCTGAACCTGACCCCGGACCAAGTGGTGGCCATCGCCAGCAATAGTGGCGGCAAGCAGGCGCTGGAGACGGTGCAGCGGCTGTTGCCGGTGCTGTGCCAGGACCATGGCCTGACCCCGGACCAGGTCGTGGCCATCGCCAGCCACGATGGCGGCAAGCAGGCGCTGGAGACGGTGCAGCGGCTGTTGCCGGTGCTGTGCCAGGACCATGGCCTGACCCCGGACCAGGTGGTGGCCATCGCCAGCAATGGCGGCGGCAAGCAGGCGCTGGAGACGGTGCAGCGGCTGTTGCCGGTGCTGTGCCAGGACCATGGCCTGACCCCGGACCAGGTGGTGGCCATCGCCAGCAATGGCGGCGGCAAGCAGGCGCTGGAGACGGTACTGTGCCAGGCCCATGGCCTGACCCCGGCGCAGGTGGTGGCCATCGCCAGCAATGGCGGCGGCAAGCAGGCGCTGGAGACGGTGCAGCGGCTGTTGCCGGTGCTGTGCCAGGCCCATGGCCTGACCCTGGACCAGGTCGTGGCCATTGCCAGCAATGGCGGCGGCAAGCAGGCGCTGGAGACGGTGCAGCGGCTGTTGCCGGTGCTGTGCCAGGCCCATGGCCTGACCCCGGCGCAGGTGGTGGCCATCGCCAGCAATGGCGGCGGCAAGCAGGCGCTGGAGACGGTGCAGCGGCTGTTGCCGGTGCTGTGCCAGGCCCATGGCCTGACCCCGGCCCAGGTGGTGGCCATCGCCAGCCACGATGGCGGCAAGCAGGCGCTGGAGACGGTGCAGCGGCTGTTGCCGGTGCTGTGCCAGGCCCATGGTCTGACCCTGGACCAGGTAGTGGCCATTGCCAGCCACGATGGCGGCAAGCAGGCGCTGGAGACGGTGCAGCGGCTGTTGCCGGTGCTGTGCCAGGCCCATGGTCTGACCCTGGACCAGGTCGTGGCCATCGCCAGCCACGATGGCGGCAAGCAGGCGCTGGAGACGGTGCAGCGGCTGTTGCCGGTGCTGTGCCAGGACCATGGTCTGACCCCGGCGCAGGTGGTGGCCATCGCCAGCAATAACGGCGGCAAGCAGGCGCTGGAGACGGTGCAGCGGCTGTTGCCGGTGCTGTGCCAGGACCATGGCCTGACCCCGGACCAGGTGGTGGCCATCGCCAGCCACGATGGCGGCAAGCAGGCGCTGGAGACGATGCAGCGGCTGTTGCCGGTGCTGTGCCAGGCCCATGGCCTGACCCCGGACCAGGTCGTGGCCATCGCCAGCAATGGCGGCGGCAAGCAGGCGCTGGAGACGGTGCAGCGGCTGTTGCCGGTGCTGTGCCAGGCCCATGGCCTGACCCCGGACCAGGTCGTGGCCATCGCCAGCCACGATGGCGGCAAGCAGGCGCTGGAGACGGTGCAGCGGCTGTTGCCGGTGCTGTGCCAGGACCATGGCCTGACCCCGGACCAGGTCGTGGCCATCGCCAGCCACGATGGCGGCAAGCAGGCGCTGGAGACGGTGCAACGGCTGTTGCAGGTGCTGTGCCAGGACCATGGCCTGACCCCGGACCAGGTCGTGGCCATCGCCAGCCACGATGGCGGCAAGCAGGCGCTGGAGACGGTGCAACGGCTGTTGCCGGTGCTGTGCCAGGACCATGGCCTGACCCCGGACCAGGTCGTGGCCATCGCCAGCCACGATGGCGGCAAGCAGGCGCTGGAGACGGTGCAGCGGCTGTTGCCGGTGCTGTGCCAGGCCCATGGCCTGACCCCGGACCAGGTGGTGGCCATCGCCAGCCATGGCGGCAAGCAGGCGCTGGAGAGCATTGTTGCCCAGTTATCTCGCCGTGATCCGGCGTTGGCCGCGTTGACCAACGACCAACTCGTCGCCTTGGCCTGCCTCGGCGGACGTCCTGCCCCGCATTCAAGGAAGAGGAAATCGCATGATTGA
- a CDS encoding TonB-dependent receptor, with protein sequence MNCMPFARNRSTLSAGIAIALFASAASSAAVAQQADGTPAPAGQAALQATDLDAVTVTGYRYAIEKSLEHKRNANAVVDVITAEDVGKFPDKNVADALQRVPGVVISRDGGEGKNVSVRGLSSELVLTELNGNYIATAESNGDPTRSFNYTLLPSNLLGSAELYKTPEARIDEGGIGGTVILQTRRPLELEPHSGFVSAEGTWSDTSKKTDGQFSGSYSWHDQDNRFGVFVGYTQQKRTARTLNASTESWQWYGRDEVGPAVDVNGNRSDFNANWWGGTGFWDQNGNYATGFMMPTAVSLGVKREERARKGGQLTLQFKPTDDLTLTANYVRFDLSQNSQTNTIKIPEWNIARYDGDGNWRGGRLLDRLQFDPSGTIVTGAAYSLRPGKTYYCSEAQAAAAGLPPGGWGSDDCTVPTPQITGSYNIEKSQSQTVDLGGEWRGEQVDVAFKAGRTWAKGGPELQFSLPIKPRRQNADGSWSNGNLASAWDLTGTPTMTFSPELMQNLRDGILQVDLGSTGSSWTRNTNQQQYAQIDTTWHIDGNFFDSLQFGLKRRDGGIHRNTGNNYWVCPGTDPSDYDNRYWNGRCNAIATQFSPGLLFAQDNLAGGVNASAFPAINFPGYIGYLNQTYGAMQTRSEDNFVYNVDEEIYSTYLQLNFHTERLRGNVGVRVARTGQRADSTDKVTAYNDYFFDGTDGNPLACQQGAATPSGAPVDTYCGTEGYWRLSDSVQRTESFVVSGLDRDYTDVLPSFNLAYDLTENLLLRAAAAKVIARPSYNDIAAPGSLEFYSPEYVADRRLTGGSSEQGWYGSGSNKTLEPYKATQFDLGLEWYFHPGSVAGVGLFRKNVENFAVDVISDVNMMIDGQQVTVQNYSSQAGGQDAVSQGVELYAQHTLPFGLGVQFNYTYNDASKAAVRLEDGTEAGKTSMPGSARNQTNLTVFYETDRLLLRASYNRRGELVQGLVKGLNVYEEPYYQVDLNAAYNITPALSLTASVLNLTKQESRSHLGDDTRARFYTGGYAGRLAYLGLTYKF encoded by the coding sequence ATGAACTGCATGCCATTCGCACGCAACCGCAGCACGCTGTCCGCCGGTATCGCCATCGCCTTGTTCGCGAGCGCGGCTTCCAGCGCCGCCGTCGCCCAGCAGGCCGACGGCACGCCGGCGCCCGCGGGCCAGGCCGCGTTGCAGGCCACGGATCTGGACGCGGTGACGGTGACCGGCTACCGCTACGCGATCGAAAAAAGTCTGGAGCACAAGCGCAACGCCAACGCCGTGGTCGATGTGATCACCGCCGAGGACGTGGGCAAATTCCCCGACAAGAACGTGGCCGATGCGCTGCAGCGCGTGCCCGGCGTGGTCATCAGCCGCGACGGCGGCGAAGGCAAGAACGTCAGTGTGCGCGGCCTGTCCTCGGAGCTGGTGCTGACCGAATTGAACGGCAACTACATCGCCACCGCCGAATCCAACGGCGACCCGACGCGCTCGTTCAACTACACGCTGCTGCCGTCGAACCTGCTGGGCAGCGCGGAACTGTACAAGACCCCGGAAGCACGCATCGACGAAGGCGGCATCGGCGGCACGGTGATCCTGCAGACGCGGCGCCCGCTGGAACTGGAGCCACATTCCGGCTTTGTCTCGGCAGAGGGCACCTGGTCGGATACCAGCAAGAAGACCGACGGCCAGTTCTCCGGTTCGTACTCATGGCACGACCAGGACAACCGCTTCGGTGTCTTCGTGGGTTACACGCAGCAGAAGCGCACCGCGCGCACGCTCAATGCCAGTACCGAAAGCTGGCAGTGGTACGGCCGCGACGAAGTCGGCCCGGCGGTCGACGTCAACGGCAATCGCTCGGACTTCAACGCCAACTGGTGGGGCGGGACCGGTTTCTGGGACCAGAACGGCAATTACGCCACCGGTTTCATGATGCCGACGGCGGTCAGCCTGGGCGTCAAACGCGAGGAGCGCGCGCGCAAGGGCGGGCAACTGACCTTGCAGTTCAAGCCGACCGACGACCTGACCCTGACCGCGAACTACGTCCGCTTCGACCTGTCGCAGAACTCGCAGACCAACACCATCAAGATTCCCGAGTGGAACATCGCGCGCTATGACGGCGACGGCAACTGGCGCGGCGGCCGCCTGCTCGACAGGCTGCAGTTCGATCCCAGCGGCACGATCGTCACTGGCGCCGCCTACAGCCTGCGTCCGGGCAAGACCTATTATTGCAGCGAGGCGCAGGCCGCCGCGGCCGGCCTGCCGCCGGGTGGCTGGGGCTCGGACGACTGCACCGTGCCGACCCCGCAGATCACCGGCAGCTACAACATCGAAAAATCGCAGTCGCAGACAGTGGACCTGGGCGGCGAATGGCGTGGCGAGCAGGTGGACGTGGCGTTCAAGGCCGGCCGCACCTGGGCCAAGGGCGGGCCGGAGCTGCAGTTCTCGCTGCCGATCAAGCCGCGCCGCCAGAACGCCGACGGCAGCTGGAGCAACGGCAACCTCGCCAGCGCCTGGGACCTGACCGGCACGCCGACCATGACGTTCTCGCCGGAGCTGATGCAGAACCTGCGCGACGGCATCCTGCAGGTCGACCTGGGCTCGACCGGCTCGTCCTGGACCCGCAACACCAATCAGCAGCAGTACGCGCAGATCGATACCACGTGGCATATCGATGGCAACTTCTTCGACTCGCTGCAGTTCGGCCTCAAGCGTCGCGACGGCGGCATCCACCGCAATACCGGCAACAACTACTGGGTGTGCCCGGGCACCGACCCAAGCGACTACGACAACCGCTACTGGAACGGGCGCTGCAATGCCATCGCCACGCAGTTTTCGCCGGGCCTGCTGTTCGCGCAGGACAACCTGGCCGGTGGCGTCAACGCCAGCGCGTTCCCGGCGATCAACTTCCCGGGCTACATCGGCTACTTGAACCAAACCTACGGCGCGATGCAGACCCGCAGCGAAGACAACTTCGTCTACAACGTCGACGAGGAGATCTATTCCACCTACCTGCAACTGAACTTCCACACCGAGCGGCTGCGTGGCAACGTCGGCGTGCGGGTGGCACGCACCGGCCAGCGCGCCGATTCCACCGACAAGGTGACCGCCTACAACGACTACTTCTTCGACGGCACCGACGGCAATCCGCTGGCCTGCCAGCAGGGCGCCGCCACGCCCAGCGGCGCCCCGGTCGACACCTATTGCGGGACCGAAGGCTATTGGCGTTTGTCCGATAGCGTGCAACGCACCGAGTCGTTCGTGGTCAGTGGGCTGGACCGCGATTACACCGACGTGCTGCCGAGTTTCAACCTGGCCTACGACCTGACCGAGAACCTGTTGCTGCGCGCGGCAGCCGCGAAAGTGATCGCACGCCCCAGCTACAACGACATCGCCGCGCCTGGCAGCCTGGAGTTCTACAGCCCCGAGTACGTGGCCGACCGGCGCCTGACCGGCGGTTCCAGCGAGCAGGGCTGGTACGGCTCGGGCAGCAACAAGACCCTGGAGCCGTACAAGGCCACCCAGTTCGACCTGGGGCTGGAATGGTATTTCCACCCGGGGTCGGTGGCGGGTGTGGGACTGTTCCGCAAGAACGTGGAGAACTTTGCGGTCGACGTGATCAGCGACGTCAACATGATGATCGACGGGCAACAGGTCACCGTGCAGAACTACAGCAGCCAGGCCGGCGGCCAGGACGCGGTCTCGCAGGGTGTGGAGCTCTACGCGCAGCACACGCTGCCGTTCGGCCTCGGGGTGCAGTTCAACTACACCTACAACGATGCCAGCAAGGCGGCGGTGCGGCTGGAAGACGGCACCGAGGCCGGCAAGACCTCCATGCCGGGCAGCGCCAGGAACCAGACCAACCTCACCGTGTTCTACGAGACCGACCGCCTGCTGCTGCGCGCCTCGTACAACCGCCGCGGGGAACTCGTGCAAGGGCTGGTCAAAGGGTTGAACGTCTACGAGGAGCCGTACTACCAGGTCGATCTGAACGCGGCGTACAACATCACCCCGGCCCTCAGCCTCACCGCCTCGGTACTGAACCTGACCAAGCAGGAGTCCCGCTCGCACCTGGGCGACGACACACGCGCCCGCTTCTATACCGGCGGCTACGCGGGCCGGCTGGCGTACCTGGGGCTGACTTACAAGTTCTAG
- a CDS encoding IS3 family transposase: protein MTDRGFKVAEVAQRLGVTTHSLYAWLRTFGKPGVVQRAEVDQSAEVRRLKTELRRVTEERDILKKAVAYFAKG, encoded by the coding sequence GTGACCGATCGTGGCTTCAAGGTGGCAGAGGTCGCACAGCGGCTGGGTGTCACCACGCACAGCCTGTACGCCTGGCTGCGTACGTTCGGCAAGCCCGGCGTGGTGCAGCGTGCCGAAGTGGACCAGAGCGCCGAGGTTCGGCGGCTGAAGACCGAGTTGCGCCGGGTGACGGAGGAGCGCGACATCCTAAAAAAGGCCGTCGCGTACTTTGCCAAGGGGTAA